One window of the Trachemys scripta elegans isolate TJP31775 chromosome 13, CAS_Tse_1.0, whole genome shotgun sequence genome contains the following:
- the MAF gene encoding transcription factor Maf, with translation MASELAMSNSDLPTSPLAMEYVNDFDLMKFEVKKEPVETDRIISQCGRLIAGGSLSSTPMSTPCSSVPPSPSFSAPSPGSGTDQKTHLEDYYWMTGYPQQLNPEALGFSPEDAVEALINSSHHQLQGSFDGYARGQQLAAAAAGTGGSMPGEEMGSAAAVVSAVIAAAAAQNGAPHYHHHHHPAGHHHHQQPGSVQSSSSSSSSSSTGGGGGGGGLHHPHHSSSLHFDDRFSDEQLVTMSVRELNRQLRGVSKEEVIRLKQKRRTLKNRGYAQSCRFKRVQQRHVLESEKNQLLQQVEHLKQEISRLVRERDAYKEKYEKLVSNGFRENGSSSDNPSSPEFFMYPRESSTSVM, from the exons ATGGCATCAGAACTGGCAATGAGCAACTCCGACCTGCCCACCAGTCCCCTGGCCATGGAATATGTTAATGACTTCGATCTGATGAAGTTTGAAGTGAAAAAGGAGCCGGTGGAGACCGATCGCATTATCAGCCAGTGCGGCCGCTTGATCGCTGGGGGATCGCTCTCTTCCACCCCGATGAGCACGCCCTGCAGCTCGGTGCCCCCTTCCCCGAGCTTCTCGGCGCCCAGCCCGGGCTCTGGCACGGACCAGAAGACCCACCTGGAAGATTATTACTGGATGACCGGCTACCCGCAGCAGCTCAACCCAGAGGCGTTGGGATTCAGCCCCGAAGACGCGGTGGAAGCGCTGATCAACAGCAGCCACCACCAACTCCAGGGCAGCTTCGATGGCTATGCTAGAGGGCAGCAGCTGGCCGCCGCGGCGGCCGGCACTGGCGGCTCCATGCCCGGGGAAGAGATGGGCTCTGCCGCCGCCGTGGTCTCCGCAGTGATCGCGGCGGCCGCGGCTCAGAACGGGGCaccccactaccaccaccaccaccacccggcggggcaccaccaccaccagcagccggGCAGCGTGCAgtccagcagcagtagcagcagcagcagcagcaccgggGGAGGCGGTGGTGGAGGGGGTCTGCACCACCCGCACCACAGCAGCAGCCTGCATTTCGACGACCGCTTCTCGGATGAGCAGCTGGTGACCATGTCGGTGAGGGAGCTGAACAGGCAGCTCCGAGGGGTGAGCAAGGAAGAGGTGATCCGGCTGAAACAGAAGAGGAGGACCCTCAAAAACAGAGGCTATGCCCAGTCCTGTCGCTTCAAGAGGGTCCAGCAAAGGCACGTCCTGGAGTCAGAGAAGAACCAGCTACTGCAGCAAGTAGAGCACCTAAAGCAAGAGATCTCCAGGCTGGTCCGGGAGAGGGACGCCTACAAGGAAAAATATGAGAAGCTGGTCAGCAATGGCTTCAGAGAAAACGGATCCAGCAGCGACAACCCTTCCTCTCCAGAGTTTTTCAT GTACCCAAGAGAATCTTCTACATCGGTGATGTGA